Proteins encoded together in one Yersinia mollaretii ATCC 43969 window:
- the tcdA gene encoding tRNA cyclic N6-threonylcarbamoyladenosine(37) synthase TcdA produces MSTAFSDAYQQRFGGIARLYGQQALTLFSQAHVCVIGIGGVGSWAAEALARTGIGAITLIDMDDVCVTNTNRQIHALRHNVGQAKTDVMAERILAINPECRVTCIDDFITADNVAELLNNNFSYVIDAIDSVRPKAALLSYCRRYKIPVVTTGGAGGQIDPTRIEVVDLAKTIQDPLAAKLRERLKNDFNVVKNSKGKLGIDCVFSSEPLVYPQADGSVCASRSSAEGPKKMDCTSGFGSATMVTATFGFVAVSHALKKMMAKAARQA; encoded by the coding sequence ATGAGCACAGCCTTTTCCGACGCTTACCAACAGCGTTTTGGTGGTATTGCGCGCCTTTATGGGCAGCAGGCGCTGACACTTTTTTCGCAGGCGCATGTTTGTGTTATCGGCATTGGCGGCGTGGGATCATGGGCTGCGGAAGCACTGGCACGTACTGGCATTGGTGCGATCACGCTGATTGATATGGATGATGTTTGCGTCACCAATACTAATCGCCAGATCCATGCGTTGCGGCACAATGTGGGGCAGGCAAAAACGGATGTGATGGCGGAGCGTATTCTGGCTATCAATCCTGAATGCCGAGTGACTTGTATCGATGATTTCATTACCGCAGATAATGTTGCGGAGCTTTTAAATAATAATTTCAGCTATGTCATTGATGCGATAGACAGTGTTCGCCCGAAAGCGGCGCTGCTCTCCTACTGTCGCCGCTATAAAATCCCGGTTGTTACCACCGGTGGTGCGGGTGGGCAAATCGATCCAACGCGCATTGAAGTGGTGGATCTGGCGAAAACCATTCAGGATCCGCTGGCGGCGAAGCTACGCGAAAGGTTAAAAAATGATTTTAATGTGGTGAAAAACAGCAAAGGTAAACTGGGGATCGACTGTGTTTTCTCTAGCGAACCTTTAGTTTACCCACAGGCTGATGGTTCGGTGTGTGCATCTCGCAGTAGCGCTGAGGGGCCAAAGAAAATGGACTGTACTTCAGGTTTCGGTTCGGCAACCATGGTCACCGCGACCTTTGGTTTTGTTGCGGTGTCCCATGCATTGAAAAAAATGATGGCGAAAGCGGCACGTCAGGCGTAA
- the argA gene encoding amino-acid N-acetyltransferase yields MKERSTELVQGFRHSVPYINAHRGKTFVVMLGGEAIEHENFSSIVNDIGLLHSLGIRLVVVYGARPQIDSNLAQHHYEPIYHKHTRVTDARTLEMVKQAAGLLQLDITARLSMSLNNTPLQGAHINVVSGNFIIAQPLGVDDGVDYCHSGRIRRIDEEAIHRQLDNGAIVLLGPVAVSVTGESFNLTSEEVATQLAIKLKAEKMIGFCSSQGVTDSEGNIISELFPNDAQKRIEDLEQEGDYNSGTVRFLRGAVKACRSGVRRSHLLSYQEDGALVQELFSRDGIGTQIVMESAEQVRRATINDIGGILELIRPLEQQGILVRRSREQLEMEIDKFTIIERDNLTIACAALYPFPEEQIGEMACVAVHPDYRSSSRGEMLLKRVANQARQMGLKKLFVLTTRSIHWFQERGFTPAEVEVLPIQKQELYNYQRRSKILLADL; encoded by the coding sequence GTGAAGGAACGTAGTACTGAACTGGTCCAGGGATTTCGTCACTCAGTTCCCTATATCAATGCACACCGTGGCAAGACGTTTGTCGTCATGTTGGGTGGTGAGGCGATTGAACATGAAAACTTCTCTAGTATTGTTAACGATATCGGTTTACTGCATAGCCTTGGTATCCGGCTGGTCGTGGTATACGGCGCACGCCCACAAATCGATAGCAATTTGGCGCAGCATCACTACGAACCTATTTATCACAAGCATACCCGAGTCACTGATGCCCGAACGCTGGAAATGGTTAAGCAGGCAGCGGGTCTATTGCAACTGGATATCACTGCCAGATTATCAATGAGTTTGAATAACACCCCGCTACAAGGTGCGCATATTAATGTGGTTAGCGGCAACTTTATTATTGCTCAGCCGTTAGGCGTTGATGACGGTGTAGATTATTGCCACAGCGGACGCATTCGGCGCATTGATGAGGAGGCTATCCATCGTCAATTAGATAATGGCGCTATTGTGTTGCTGGGGCCAGTTGCCGTATCGGTGACTGGCGAGAGTTTTAATCTCACCTCCGAAGAAGTAGCGACACAATTAGCCATCAAACTCAAAGCAGAAAAAATGATCGGTTTCTGCTCATCCCAAGGGGTGACCGATAGCGAAGGCAACATTATTTCAGAGCTGTTCCCAAATGATGCCCAAAAACGGATTGAGGATCTTGAACAAGAAGGGGATTACAACTCAGGCACAGTGCGTTTTCTACGTGGGGCAGTAAAAGCTTGCCGCAGCGGCGTACGTCGCAGCCATTTGCTGAGTTATCAGGAGGATGGTGCACTCGTTCAAGAGCTATTCTCCCGTGATGGTATCGGCACCCAAATTGTCATGGAGAGTGCGGAACAAGTACGCCGAGCAACCATTAATGATATTGGCGGCATACTGGAGCTGATTCGACCGCTAGAGCAGCAAGGGATTTTAGTGCGCCGCTCACGGGAACAGCTTGAAATGGAGATCGATAAGTTCACCATCATTGAGCGAGATAATCTGACCATTGCCTGCGCCGCACTTTATCCATTCCCTGAGGAGCAGATTGGTGAAATGGCCTGTGTGGCAGTGCACCCAGACTATCGCAGCTCCTCCCGAGGGGAGATGCTTCTTAAGAGAGTGGCAAATCAGGCACGCCAAATGGGCCTTAAAAAGCTGTTCGTGTTAACGACCCGCAGCATTCACTGGTTTCAGGAACGCGGTTTTACTCCCGCTGAGGTCGAGGTTTTACCGATTCAGAAGCAGGAGTTATATAACTATCAGCGGCGCTCAAAGATTTTATTGGCTGATCTATAG
- the mltA gene encoding murein transglycosylase A: MTSRWGKYLLSGIMIAVLAGCQSRPTDRGQQYKDGHLEQPLELVNEPNATGKPVNAKDYSDQVKVINQSSPGLYGRNSSTFNAVENWMLAGADTSKLNLFGLNAYQMEGVDNFGNVQFTGYYTPVLQARYTPQGEFRHPLYRMPAKGKKGRLPDRASIYAGALDSRNLVIAYTNSLVDNFMMEVQGSGYVDYGDGRPLTFFGYAGKNGHAYRSIGKVLIDRGEVAKADMSMQAIRHWAETHSEAEVRELLEQNPSFVFFKPEMYAPVKGASAVPLIAKASVASDRSLIPPGTTLLAEVPLLDSQGKFTGQYQMRLMVALDVGGAIKGQHFDIYQGIGHEAGQAAGFYNHYGRVWVLKNAQSNGPLFTAYQGGAKTAPAGNGSSLLVSNQGQ; the protein is encoded by the coding sequence ATGACAAGTCGTTGGGGCAAATACCTATTGAGTGGGATAATGATTGCTGTTCTGGCTGGTTGCCAATCGCGGCCAACTGATCGTGGACAGCAATATAAGGATGGGCATCTGGAGCAGCCACTGGAGTTGGTAAATGAGCCAAATGCGACAGGTAAGCCAGTCAACGCAAAAGATTATTCTGATCAGGTGAAAGTGATTAACCAATCTTCACCGGGTCTGTATGGACGTAATAGTAGTACATTCAATGCAGTAGAAAACTGGATGTTGGCCGGTGCTGACACCAGCAAGTTAAATCTATTTGGCCTGAATGCCTACCAGATGGAGGGCGTGGATAACTTCGGTAATGTGCAATTTACTGGTTATTACACCCCAGTGCTTCAGGCGCGCTATACCCCACAAGGTGAATTCCGTCATCCACTTTATCGTATGCCAGCTAAAGGAAAAAAGGGGCGCTTACCTGATCGTGCTTCAATCTATGCTGGGGCGTTGGATAGCCGTAACTTAGTTATCGCGTACACCAATTCATTGGTGGATAATTTTATGATGGAAGTGCAGGGCAGCGGGTATGTTGATTATGGCGATGGGCGACCGCTGACCTTCTTCGGCTATGCGGGTAAAAATGGCCATGCTTACCGCAGTATCGGTAAGGTGCTGATTGATCGCGGAGAAGTCGCTAAAGCCGATATGTCGATGCAGGCTATTCGGCACTGGGCTGAAACTCACAGCGAAGCGGAAGTCAGAGAGTTATTAGAGCAGAATCCCTCCTTTGTCTTCTTTAAACCGGAAATGTATGCCCCAGTGAAAGGGGCCAGTGCGGTGCCTTTGATCGCTAAAGCCTCGGTTGCTTCTGACCGTTCGCTGATCCCGCCGGGGACAACACTGTTAGCTGAAGTTCCCTTGCTGGATAGTCAGGGGAAATTCACCGGCCAATATCAGATGCGTCTAATGGTTGCATTGGATGTGGGGGGCGCGATTAAAGGCCAACACTTTGATATCTATCAGGGGATTGGTCATGAAGCAGGGCAAGCGGCCGGTTTCTACAATCATTATGGTCGTGTTTGGGTGCTGAAAAATGCCCAAAGTAACGGGCCACTGTTTACAGCCTACCAAGGTGGCGCAAAAACAGCCCCCGCTGGCAATGGTTCATCGTTATTGGTGAGTAATCAAGGCCAGTAG
- the csdE gene encoding cysteine desulfurase sulfur acceptor subunit CsdE: protein MMIAPHPFGHDITVAQLIETFSAHKQWEDRYRQLILLAKQLPPLPESLKQNELELTGCENRVWLGHQHLPDGSLHFYGDSEGRIVRGLLAVILTAVEGKTPQQVLGEDPLDLFDKLGLRQQLSTSRASGLQALAQGVQAIAAQYII, encoded by the coding sequence ATGATGATTGCGCCGCACCCATTTGGTCACGATATTACTGTAGCTCAGCTTATTGAGACATTCAGCGCCCACAAACAGTGGGAAGATCGTTATCGCCAGTTAATTTTGCTGGCTAAACAACTCCCACCATTACCGGAATCATTGAAGCAAAATGAACTGGAATTGACTGGGTGTGAAAACCGAGTATGGCTGGGGCATCAACATCTACCCGATGGGAGCTTACATTTCTACGGCGACAGTGAAGGGCGCATTGTTCGTGGATTACTGGCGGTAATCTTGACTGCGGTAGAGGGGAAAACACCGCAACAGGTCTTGGGTGAAGATCCATTGGATCTGTTTGATAAGTTAGGTTTACGCCAGCAATTAAGCACTTCGCGCGCCAGTGGTTTACAAGCACTGGCGCAAGGTGTGCAGGCGATCGCTGCCCAATACATAATATGA
- the amiC gene encoding N-acetylmuramoyl-L-alanine amidase AmiC — translation MADSNHNSGRRRLLQGAAAAWMLSVSRVGFAASSHIIAVRVWPSSTYTRVTLESNTPLKYRQFALKNPDRIVVDIEDVHLDSVLKEISSQVQSGDPYLKQARVGQFDKNTVRLVLELKQSISPQLFTLKPFAKFRNRLVVDLYPEQGSTSIEDDPLLALLEDYNKGNVERNLPAETPKVGKAGRDRPIVIMLDPGHGGEDPGAIGRNKTREKDIVLQIARRLRALIQKEANMRVFMTRNEDVFIPLKVRVAKARKQRADLFISIHADAFTSQAARGSSVFALSTKGATSTAARFLAQTQNEADQIGGVSKSGDRYLDHTMIDLLQTATINDSLKFGKEVLNRMGKINKLHKNRVDQAGFAVLKAPDIPSILVETAFISNLEEERKLRTSHFQQQVAESIFAGIKAYFANGGTMARV, via the coding sequence ATGGCAGATTCAAATCATAATTCTGGGCGTCGCCGTCTACTGCAAGGTGCCGCCGCAGCCTGGATGCTGAGTGTCAGCCGGGTTGGATTTGCTGCTTCTTCACATATCATTGCAGTCAGGGTCTGGCCCTCTTCAACTTATACCCGGGTGACGCTGGAATCCAATACGCCGCTGAAATATCGTCAATTTGCGCTGAAAAATCCTGACCGCATTGTGGTTGATATTGAAGATGTGCATCTGGATAGCGTACTGAAAGAGATCAGTAGTCAGGTGCAGTCCGGCGATCCTTACCTTAAGCAGGCGCGAGTTGGGCAGTTTGATAAAAACACCGTCCGTCTGGTATTGGAGTTGAAACAAAGCATCAGCCCACAACTATTTACGCTGAAACCCTTTGCTAAGTTCCGTAACCGTTTGGTAGTGGATTTATACCCTGAACAGGGAAGTACCTCGATTGAAGACGATCCCTTACTGGCATTATTGGAAGATTATAATAAAGGCAATGTAGAGCGCAATTTACCCGCAGAGACACCTAAAGTGGGTAAAGCTGGGCGGGATAGACCGATTGTTATTATGTTGGACCCTGGTCACGGCGGTGAAGACCCCGGTGCTATTGGTCGAAACAAAACTCGCGAGAAAGATATTGTGCTGCAAATTGCCCGCCGGCTACGGGCGCTGATTCAGAAAGAGGCGAATATGCGGGTGTTTATGACCCGTAATGAAGATGTTTTTATCCCGCTGAAAGTGCGAGTGGCAAAAGCCCGTAAACAGCGCGCCGATCTCTTTATCTCGATTCATGCTGATGCATTCACCAGTCAGGCCGCCAGAGGTTCATCCGTATTTGCGCTTTCGACCAAGGGAGCAACCAGTACCGCTGCGCGTTTCTTGGCCCAAACGCAGAATGAAGCCGACCAAATTGGTGGGGTCAGCAAAAGTGGGGATCGCTATCTAGACCATACCATGATTGATTTACTGCAAACGGCCACCATCAATGACAGCCTAAAGTTTGGCAAAGAAGTGCTTAACCGGATGGGTAAAATTAATAAGCTGCATAAGAACCGTGTTGATCAAGCGGGCTTCGCTGTTCTGAAGGCACCTGATATCCCATCAATTTTGGTTGAAACGGCATTTATCAGCAATTTGGAAGAAGAGCGAAAATTACGCACCAGTCATTTTCAGCAGCAAGTCGCTGAATCTATTTTTGCTGGTATCAAAGCGTATTTTGCGAATGGTGGGACAATGGCACGGGTGTAA
- the recD gene encoding exodeoxyribonuclease V subunit alpha, whose translation MMALLNQAVGDHLLRPLDLQFSRMIAGDNDPMLQLAAAILSAETGAGHVCLPLNYLQPDQLFGGRQSALSQALWQAAGAPDESHWIAAFNNSAAVSDGSKPTPLVLQNGRLYLQRMWQYEGDVVRFIASDSTAAWVNEPREVNETLLRVTLDQLFGLAGDEVDWQKVAAAVAATRRISVISGGPGTGKTTTVAKLLTALIQLNQGQRLRIQLAAPTGKAAARLTESLGNAIRQLALTDDERRLFPDQASTLHRLLGAQPNSQRLRYHRGNPLNLDVLVVDEASMVDLPMMARLIAALPAKAQVIFLGDRDQLASVEAGAVLGDICRFAEWGYSESRAEQLARLTGCTLTGIIPIGDVPTDTVNVRDSLCLLRKSYRFDEKSGIGQLALAVNAGKYHHALSVLNGTYSDVECFSLADSDDYQVLLEECASGYQHYLQLASSGAHAVDVLAAFGRYQLLCALRTGPFGVSGLNERIEQLLHRKRLIERASGPVGRWYVGRPVMIGLNDSALGLFNGDIGIALYDPEGELRVHFQLPDGSIKSVQPSRLPSHETAYAMTVHKSQGSEFEHTALVLPNTFMPVLTRELVYTAITRARQRLTLYCSEAVLSNAIRTPTQRRSGLVDRLNELTK comes from the coding sequence ATGATGGCGTTACTGAACCAAGCGGTTGGTGACCACTTACTGCGCCCGCTGGATCTTCAGTTTTCACGAATGATAGCAGGCGATAATGACCCCATGTTGCAGTTGGCCGCCGCTATTCTCAGTGCTGAAACGGGGGCTGGGCATGTCTGCCTACCATTAAATTACTTGCAGCCAGATCAACTATTTGGTGGACGGCAGTCGGCGTTATCACAGGCTTTGTGGCAGGCAGCGGGCGCGCCAGATGAGTCTCATTGGATAGCGGCATTCAATAACTCTGCTGCAGTAAGCGATGGCTCCAAACCAACGCCATTAGTCCTGCAAAATGGCCGCTTGTATCTGCAACGCATGTGGCAGTACGAAGGGGATGTGGTTCGATTTATTGCCAGCGACAGTACGGCTGCATGGGTTAATGAACCTCGAGAAGTAAACGAAACACTATTAAGAGTGACGCTAGATCAATTGTTCGGTCTGGCTGGTGATGAGGTTGACTGGCAGAAAGTGGCTGCTGCCGTTGCTGCGACCCGTCGTATCTCCGTGATTTCCGGTGGACCGGGGACGGGGAAAACCACGACGGTAGCAAAATTATTGACCGCGCTGATACAGCTGAATCAGGGGCAACGGTTGCGTATCCAACTTGCCGCACCAACTGGCAAAGCAGCCGCGCGACTAACGGAGTCACTAGGTAATGCCATTCGACAACTCGCGCTAACCGATGATGAGCGTCGGCTATTTCCAGATCAGGCATCCACGTTGCACCGCTTGTTAGGGGCGCAGCCTAATAGTCAGCGCTTGCGTTACCATCGTGGCAATCCGTTAAATCTTGATGTGCTGGTGGTCGATGAAGCATCGATGGTGGATTTACCGATGATGGCGCGACTCATTGCAGCCTTGCCCGCTAAAGCTCAGGTTATTTTTCTTGGTGATCGTGACCAATTGGCTTCGGTTGAGGCCGGAGCGGTATTGGGTGATATTTGTCGGTTTGCTGAATGGGGTTACAGCGAATCACGGGCTGAACAATTAGCGCGCTTAACCGGGTGTACATTGACCGGAATCATCCCCATTGGTGACGTGCCGACAGATACAGTCAATGTCCGTGATAGCTTATGTTTGCTGCGTAAAAGCTACCGTTTTGATGAAAAATCAGGTATTGGGCAGCTCGCTTTGGCGGTGAATGCCGGGAAGTATCACCATGCATTATCAGTTTTAAACGGCACCTACTCTGATGTTGAATGCTTCTCTCTGGCCGATTCAGATGATTATCAGGTATTGCTGGAGGAGTGTGCCTCTGGCTATCAACATTATCTCCAGTTGGCGTCATCAGGTGCTCACGCTGTCGATGTGTTGGCGGCATTTGGCCGCTATCAATTGTTGTGTGCATTACGAACCGGACCTTTTGGGGTCAGCGGTTTAAATGAACGGATTGAGCAGTTACTGCATCGCAAGAGGTTAATTGAGCGAGCCTCCGGCCCAGTAGGGCGCTGGTATGTCGGCCGACCCGTGATGATTGGGCTTAATGACAGTGCTCTGGGTCTGTTCAATGGTGATATTGGTATCGCGTTATATGACCCGGAAGGCGAACTTCGGGTGCATTTCCAATTACCTGACGGCAGTATCAAGTCGGTACAACCTAGCCGGCTTCCCAGCCATGAAACGGCTTATGCCATGACCGTCCATAAATCTCAAGGATCGGAGTTTGAGCATACCGCGCTGGTGTTACCTAACACTTTTATGCCCGTGCTCACTCGTGAACTGGTTTATACCGCGATTACCCGCGCTCGCCAGCGGTTAACACTCTATTGCAGTGAGGCTGTATTGAGCAATGCGATACGGACACCCACGCAGCGCCGCAGCGGATTGGTTGATCGTTTGAATGAATTGACGAAGTAA
- the recB gene encoding exodeoxyribonuclease V subunit beta, with the protein MISMTPQRLEPLTLPLYGERLIEASAGTGKTFTIGVLYLRLLLGLGGRAAFSRPLTVEEILVVTFTEAATEELRGRIRDNIHELRIACVRGVSDNPMHRALLAEIVDLSEAAAQLLAAERQMDEAAIYTIHGFCQRMLANNAFESGILFEQTLVQDELPLRRQACADFWRRHCYPLPLAVARAISQQWSGPEALLKDLSAYLQGEMPKFRQAPGDDETILSRHQQIVVQIDTVKAQWRAAASELEALISSSGVDKRSYSTKHLPNWLEKVGAWAEQETGDYQLPKELEKFRQSVLFEKTKKGAAPQHALFSVIDRIFEQPLTLRDLILARAISEIRTSVQQEKRQRAELGFDDLLSKLDAVLQQSGGELLAKSIRTRYPVAMIDEFQDTDPQQYRIFHTLYGGQEECGLLLIGDPKQAIYAFRGADIFTYIRARSEVSAHYTLETNWRSSFPMVQSVNRLFSLVDVPFLFEQIPFIAVSAAEKNSHLSFEIKGDKQPAISFWLQPGEGIGVSEYQQLMARQCAAQIRDWLTAGQNGLAQLVTVDGSRPVQASDITILVRSRAEAALVRDALSALAIPSVYLSNRDSVFDTAEAKDLLWLLQAVLAPEQERALRSAMATGVLGLDAKMLDALNHNERAWDALVEEFDRYRQHWQRRGVLPMLREIMACRHLAENLLATPGGERRLTDLLHLGELLQEAASQLDSEHALIRWLAQQIAQPNHQLDNQQLRLESDRHLVQVITIHKSKGLEYPLVWLPFVGNFRQQQDVLYHDRHSFEALLDLNADEESQALAEEERLAEDLRLLYVALTRAVYHCSVGIAPLIKGGRKKQGDSDVHRSALGYLLQQGQAGDAQYLADKLAELTASSGGDISVSLAERPDDTPWQPQPEIVPALAARQFNRQVQDYWRVTSYSGLQQHGSSKSGASQSLSVPLQELLPRLDTDAVGEQALATEISLTPHTFPRGAAPGTFLHDLLESMDFSQPIDQSWLAEQLQRQGFGDQWLPMLSQWINDILQVPLNTTGVTLAGLSPQSKQAELQFYLPIDTLLRASELDSLIKHYDPLSRQCPVLDFQQVRGMLKGFIDLVFCWEGKYYLLDYKSNWLGAESSAYTLEAMTHAMAEHRYDLQYQLYTLALHRYLRHRLPNYDYQRDFGGVIYLFLRGVDKQYPGNGIFSCRPEQGLVEGMDCLFSGRAINSGATHADEEGSL; encoded by the coding sequence ATGATATCAATGACTCCCCAGCGGCTGGAGCCGCTGACGCTACCTCTATATGGCGAGAGGCTGATTGAAGCTTCTGCGGGTACTGGTAAGACTTTTACCATTGGGGTGCTCTATCTAAGGTTACTGCTTGGTTTGGGTGGGAGGGCTGCATTTAGTCGCCCTCTCACTGTAGAGGAGATCTTGGTGGTGACCTTTACCGAAGCAGCAACCGAAGAGCTAAGAGGGCGAATCCGCGACAATATTCATGAGTTGCGTATCGCTTGCGTGCGTGGAGTCAGCGATAACCCTATGCATAGGGCTTTATTAGCTGAAATCGTTGATCTGAGCGAAGCCGCAGCACAACTGCTGGCGGCTGAGCGTCAGATGGATGAAGCTGCAATTTATACCATTCACGGCTTCTGTCAGAGAATGTTGGCGAATAATGCTTTTGAGTCTGGCATTTTATTTGAACAAACACTGGTGCAAGATGAGCTGCCATTACGCAGGCAAGCTTGTGCCGATTTTTGGCGGCGTCACTGCTACCCGCTCCCCTTAGCGGTAGCTCGAGCTATTAGTCAGCAGTGGAGTGGACCAGAGGCATTACTCAAAGATCTCTCTGCCTATCTACAGGGCGAGATGCCAAAATTTCGGCAGGCACCCGGTGACGATGAGACGATACTCAGTCGGCATCAACAGATTGTCGTGCAAATTGACACTGTCAAAGCGCAATGGCGCGCAGCCGCATCAGAGCTAGAGGCATTGATTAGCAGCTCTGGTGTTGATAAGCGTAGCTACAGCACCAAACATTTACCCAACTGGCTGGAAAAAGTCGGTGCATGGGCAGAGCAGGAAACAGGCGATTACCAGCTACCTAAAGAGCTGGAAAAATTCCGCCAGTCAGTTTTATTTGAAAAAACCAAAAAGGGTGCCGCTCCGCAACATGCACTGTTCAGTGTCATAGACCGCATATTCGAACAACCGCTGACACTAAGAGATTTGATTTTAGCCAGAGCGATCAGCGAGATACGAACATCTGTCCAGCAGGAAAAACGGCAACGGGCGGAGCTGGGATTTGATGACCTGCTCAGCAAACTGGATGCGGTATTACAGCAATCGGGTGGCGAATTACTGGCTAAATCTATTCGCACCCGTTATCCCGTCGCAATGATTGATGAGTTTCAGGATACCGACCCCCAACAATACCGCATCTTCCACACGCTTTATGGTGGGCAAGAAGAGTGTGGCCTATTACTGATTGGTGACCCTAAACAAGCAATTTATGCTTTCCGTGGCGCAGATATCTTTACCTATATCCGCGCCCGTTCAGAAGTAAGCGCCCACTACACACTAGAGACAAACTGGCGCTCCTCCTTCCCGATGGTGCAATCAGTGAACCGGTTGTTTAGTTTGGTCGATGTGCCTTTCCTGTTTGAACAAATCCCCTTTATAGCGGTATCTGCTGCGGAAAAAAACAGCCATTTATCCTTTGAAATTAAAGGGGACAAACAGCCAGCTATCTCTTTTTGGTTACAGCCAGGGGAGGGTATCGGAGTTAGTGAGTACCAACAATTGATGGCGCGGCAGTGTGCGGCCCAAATTCGTGACTGGTTAACCGCAGGCCAAAATGGGCTGGCTCAATTAGTGACAGTCGATGGTTCAAGGCCGGTTCAAGCGTCTGATATCACCATTCTAGTACGCAGCCGGGCAGAGGCCGCATTAGTGCGTGATGCACTAAGTGCATTGGCCATCCCATCGGTTTATTTATCCAATCGTGACAGTGTTTTTGATACCGCAGAAGCCAAAGATCTGCTGTGGTTATTGCAGGCAGTACTGGCCCCTGAACAGGAGCGGGCATTGCGTAGTGCCATGGCAACAGGAGTGCTCGGGCTGGATGCAAAAATGTTGGATGCATTGAACCACAATGAACGTGCTTGGGATGCTTTGGTCGAGGAGTTCGATCGCTATCGGCAGCATTGGCAGCGCCGTGGTGTATTGCCTATGTTGCGGGAGATTATGGCTTGCCGCCATTTGGCTGAAAACCTGCTCGCGACGCCGGGTGGAGAGCGTCGGCTGACGGATCTACTGCATTTAGGGGAGCTATTGCAAGAAGCTGCATCACAGCTTGATAGCGAGCACGCACTTATCCGCTGGTTGGCCCAACAAATAGCACAACCAAATCATCAATTAGATAATCAGCAGCTGCGTTTGGAAAGTGACCGCCATTTGGTGCAGGTTATTACAATCCATAAATCAAAAGGGCTGGAGTATCCACTGGTTTGGTTGCCCTTCGTCGGTAATTTTCGCCAGCAGCAGGATGTGCTATATCACGATCGCCACAGCTTTGAGGCTCTGCTTGATCTGAATGCTGATGAAGAGAGTCAGGCTCTGGCAGAAGAGGAGCGGCTGGCGGAGGATTTACGGTTACTCTATGTTGCTCTGACCCGTGCGGTTTACCATTGCAGTGTCGGTATTGCACCGCTGATCAAAGGTGGGCGAAAAAAGCAGGGTGATAGTGATGTGCACCGTAGTGCGCTAGGTTATTTGTTACAGCAAGGTCAGGCGGGTGATGCACAATATTTGGCCGATAAGCTCGCCGAGTTAACGGCGTCCTCAGGCGGTGATATTTCTGTTTCATTGGCAGAACGCCCAGATGATACCCCTTGGCAACCACAGCCAGAAATTGTGCCAGCACTTGCTGCACGCCAGTTTAACCGACAAGTACAGGATTATTGGCGTGTGACCAGCTATTCTGGCTTACAGCAGCATGGCTCAAGTAAAAGTGGTGCATCACAGTCACTGAGTGTGCCACTACAAGAGTTACTTCCACGGCTGGACACCGATGCTGTTGGTGAGCAGGCATTGGCCACCGAAATCTCTTTAACTCCCCACACTTTCCCACGCGGCGCAGCACCGGGCACTTTCCTGCATGATTTGCTCGAGTCAATGGATTTTAGCCAGCCTATCGACCAAAGTTGGTTGGCAGAACAGTTACAGAGACAGGGTTTTGGTGATCAATGGCTGCCCATGTTGTCTCAGTGGATAAATGACATTTTACAAGTTCCACTCAATACCACCGGCGTAACGTTGGCGGGATTATCCCCCCAGAGCAAGCAGGCAGAATTACAATTTTATCTGCCAATTGACACGCTACTTCGGGCCAGTGAATTAGACAGCTTAATCAAACACTATGATCCCCTCTCGCGGCAGTGTCCGGTACTGGATTTTCAGCAAGTGAGAGGGATGCTTAAAGGGTTTATTGACTTGGTCTTCTGCTGGGAGGGTAAGTATTACTTATTGGATTACAAATCAAACTGGTTGGGGGCAGAGAGTAGTGCCTATACCTTAGAGGCGATGACTCACGCCATGGCTGAGCATCGTTATGATCTGCAATATCAGCTTTATACGCTGGCATTACACCGCTATTTACGCCACCGATTACCTAATTATGACTATCAGCGCGACTTTGGCGGCGTCATTTACCTCTTCCTACGGGGTGTCGATAAGCAATATCCGGGTAACGGTATTTTTAGTTGTCGCCCTGAACAGGGGTTGGTTGAAGGAATGGATTGTTTGTTCAGTGGCCGTGCGATAAATAGTGGCGCTACCCATGCAGATGAGGAGGGGTCACTATGA